Proteins found in one Nerophis ophidion isolate RoL-2023_Sa linkage group LG21, RoL_Noph_v1.0, whole genome shotgun sequence genomic segment:
- the LOC133540092 gene encoding leucine-rich repeat-containing protein 3B-like — MTVLELWLSRSIPMCLLLQSLVLMVLCFPSASMCPRGCNCQRDLHLHGLNVSCSQSRLKEIPPSLPVDTVLLRLDHNQIDSVPDQAFHGLWLLRELNLSYNTVETLGDGAFSGVEATLQVLDLSHNRITSVHREAFSRLKARVIMDDNPWHCDCALQQAIGGMAHNHESTTRVLCRSSELRDQEGRPFLAVAGDLCNVAKRTTDYAMLVTMFCWFAMVISYVVYYVRQNQEDARRHLEYLKSLPSKPKKAEEADDISTVV; from the coding sequence ATGACTGTGTTAGAGTTGTGGTTGTCACGCTCCATCCCCATGTGCCTGCTCCTCCAGAGTCTGGTACTCATGGTCCTGTGTTTCCCTTCGGCCAGCATGTGTCCCAGAGGCTGCAACTGTCAGCGCGACCTCCACCTTCATGGGCTCAATGTCAGCTGCAGTCAGTCCCGGCTCAAAGAGATCCCTCCCAGCCTGCCGGTGGACACGGTCTTGTTGAGGCTGGACCACAACCAGATAGACAGCGTTCCCGATCAGGCTTTCCACGGACTTTGGCTTTTGAGAGAGCTCAACCTTTCCTACAATACCGTGGAGACGCTCGGAGATGGGGCGTTCAGTGGCGTCGAGGCAACGCTCCAAGTGCTGGACCTGTCCCATAACCGCATCACCAGTGTGCACAGGGAGGCCTTTTCCCGCCTCAAGGCTCGCGTTATCATGGACGATAATCCCTGGCACTGCGACTGCGCCCTCCAGCAGGCCATCGGCGGGATGGCCCACAACCACGAATCCACCACTCGGGTTCTGTGCAGGAGCTCCGAGCTTCGGGACCAGGAGGGACGACCTTTCCTGGCAGTGGCCGGCGATCTCTGCAACGTCGCCAAAAGGACAACGGACTACGCCATGCTGGTGACCATGTTCTGTTGGTTCGCCATGGTCATTTCCTACGTGGTCTACTACGTTCGTCAGAACCAGGAGGACGCCAGGCGACACCTGGAGTACCTCAAGTCTCTTCCCAGCAAGCCCAAGAAAGCAGAAGAGGCTGACGACATAAGCACCGTGGTCTGA